One Haloarchaeobius amylolyticus genomic window, CCACTGCCACCGATGACGCCGATGGTCATGCGTGCACGAACTCGTGGCGTGCGTAAAACCGCTACGAGTCGTCGCGGTCGGGGACCGCGTCGCGCACCACGGCGACGAGGTCGGTCGCCCACCGCCGGAAGGCCCCGACGCCGTCGCGGTAGCCCACGAGGTAGGCGAGCAGGTACGTCCCGGCCAGGGTGAGGGCCGGTCCCGCCAGGTACATCGGCCGGCCCTGGACCGCCGGGACCGCCGGCGCGAACAGTTCCTGTGCGACCAGGAAGACGACCGCCGAGACGACGGAGAACTGTATCACGCCGTTGGGGTCGTTCTCCGGGTCGGCGCCGTGGTAGGCGAACGCGAGGAGGAGCGCCCAGCGGACGACCCACGGAGAGGGGACCGTCGCCTGCTGGCCGAGCAGCCAGCCGACCGGGTAGGTCGCCAGCCACGCCGGAATGAGCATCGGGATGGTCCGGCCGAGCCGCCCGAGTGAGGAGGCCGCCGAGCTATCGGTCTCCGTCGCTGACTCGCGGTGCGCGTCGTCTCCCTCGATGCCGCGGCCGTCGCCGGTGTCGCGGTCGCTGCCGGGGTCGTCCGCGCGCCCGGGTACGCGCCTCTCCCGGGCATGCTCGTCGGCCGTGGCCTCTGCCTCGTCAGGCACCGTCGCCCACCTCCAGCGCGTAGAGCCGGGCGTTCGTGAGCGCGAACAGGCGACCCGACCCGTAGGCCAGCGCGTGTGGCTCACCGCCGGCCAGGTCGACGCTCCCGCGGCGCTCGCCGGTCTCCGGGTCGAGCACGTCGACCCCGGTCGGCCGGTGGACGTAGAGGCGGTCCTCGGTCCGGACGGTCCCGCCGACGTCCCCGAGGTCGCCCCGGTGCCAGCGGCGCTCGCCCGACGACACGTCGAAGGCGTAGAGGTCCCCGTCCAGCCCGGTGAGGACCGCAGTCGACACGGTCAGTGTGGCGTCGTACAGTCGCGCGTCGACCTCGACCTCCCACTGCAGGCTGCCGTCGTTCACGTCGAACGCCTGGACGCGACCCGACCCGTCGGAGCCGCCGTAGGCGAGCAGCGTGTCGGTGACGGTCGCGGACCCGCGATGGAGGTACTCGTACTCTGGCGTCTGCCAGAGCCGCGAGCCGTCGGTCGGGTCGTAGGCGCTGTGCCGGACCGCGTCGAGGCGCGTGTCGCTACAGAACAGTGTCCCGTCGCCGTAGGCCACCGGGCCGACGTCGTCGAGCGTCTGCCAGTGCGGCAACCCGCTTGCCGCGTCCCGCGCCTCGAGACCGCCCTCGCCGTGGAGGAACAGGACCGAGCCGACCGGGAGCAGCGTCGGGTCGAGCAGCCAGTGGATGGTCAGGTTCTCGACGTCCGGCAGCTGCCACGCCGGGCGGCCGTCCCGGTCGAGCACGCGGAGGGCCTCGTAGGTCGGCCAGCAGAGGTGGTCGGCCGCGACGACGACGCCACCCGAGCGTCTCG contains:
- a CDS encoding outer membrane protein assembly factor BamB family protein; this encodes MPGPLQSLSRRQVLLLGSSALAGGQLLRPSWFRESFDTGPSVPVAEWHLPGRTPRRQGYVPVDGSDALSVAWEAAFEAEAGYSLTIADGTVVAPTRDTGLHAFGTDDGQRRWEYTPDTRRSGGVVVAADHLCWPTYEALRVLDRDGRPAWQLPDVENLTIHWLLDPTLLPVGSVLFLHGEGGLEARDAASGLPHWQTLDDVGPVAYGDGTLFCSDTRLDAVRHSAYDPTDGSRLWQTPEYEYLHRGSATVTDTLLAYGGSDGSGRVQAFDVNDGSLQWEVEVDARLYDATLTVSTAVLTGLDGDLYAFDVSSGERRWHRGDLGDVGGTVRTEDRLYVHRPTGVDVLDPETGERRGSVDLAGGEPHALAYGSGRLFALTNARLYALEVGDGA